One Ahaetulla prasina isolate Xishuangbanna chromosome 17, ASM2864084v1, whole genome shotgun sequence genomic window carries:
- the LOC131186688 gene encoding toll-like receptor 5 produces MDEFLQRWPGWKIHKVSIIAIVFVLAALSSATGAFSRCSTTKINNRLVANCQAQGLRAIPHVDVSTQVFLLNFNLFSTIQMSSFPLLSALKMLSLGKQLGDPLYVGERAFANVSNLTFLDLGGNRNLSLHPEAFQGLTKLKVLHLDFSGFDNRILEKGYFRDLVSLETLDLRGNRLHQLSPDPTFQRLKKLSVLRLELNQIGAICGDDLRYLRGRHLTFLDLSSNRLSRDRPSSCANPFLNITLGTLDISSNPWDVTRIEDFLKRLNGTTIQNLKVQHSGAIGSGFGFQNLKDISNTTFSGLRHSRIRTFDMSHGFLNALNSSVFSSLPDLNTLLLRSNQINKIQKGAFSGLSKLQVLDLSDNLLGELYTEGLEDLKSSALRRLILKSNHIGIFQHDALTGLKSLQFLDLQDNALDRVPSGNLPSLLHLNLGQNRIRDIWGIEKLAPNLVHLDLSFNRLKDLENAWHHLAEISPLRFLNLSGNHLSRCSQVQKSPRQLTQLDLSHNNLGDIWATQRCTDLFQHLEKLRALNLSSNHLRDLPGNLFQSLTSLEILDLGANRLHKLPEQIFRSLKSLHGLSVRGNPLMTLSPATFQPMGQLRFLDLRELSLVCSCDLRNFSNWLQNRNTTVKAPELLLTCVQTGSNFQRQPLPQFLHKCLLDNTHFPSVAQQVLEGV; encoded by the exons ATGGATGAGTTTCTCCAGCGGTGGCCCGGGTGGAAGATACACAAAG TCTCCATCATCGCAATCGTGTTCGTCTTGGCAGCCTTGAGTTCGGCCACAGGCGCCTTTTCCCGATGCTCCACCACCAAAATCAATAACCGCCTGGTGGCCAACTGCCAAGCCCAAGGCCTCAGGGCCATCCCGCACGTGGACGTGTCCACTCAAGTCTTCTTGTTGAATTTCAACCTCTTCTCCACCATCCAGATGTCCTCCTTCCCACTGTTGAGCGCCCTGAAGATGCTGTCATTGGGGAAACAATTAGGGGATCCCCTCTATGTTGGAGAGAGGGCCTTTGCGAATGTCTCCAACCTCACCTTCCTAGATCTGGGGGGCAACAGGAATCTGTCGTTGCATCCCGAAGCGTTCCAAGGTTTGACCAAACTCAAGGTATTACATTTGGACTTCAGTGGTTTTGACAACAGGATCCTGGAGAAGGGCTATTTCCGAGACCTTGTATCGCTGGAAACCTTGGACCTTAGAGGAAACCGTCTTCATCAGTTGAGCCCAGATCCAACCTTCCAAAGACTGAAAAAATTAAGCGTCCTTCGGCTGGAACTCAACCAAATCGGGGCAATTTGCGGGGACGACCTCCGATATCTCAGAGGGCGTCATTTGACCTTCCTTGACCTGTCCTCCAATCGATTGTCCAGGGATCGTCCTTCTTCTTGCGCCAACCCGTTTCTCAACATCACCCTGGGCACCTTGGACATCTCTTCCAACCCATGGGACGTGACCCGAATCGAAGACTTCCTCAAAAGACTGAACGGCACAACAATCCAGAACCTCAAGGTGCAGCATTCAGGAGCCATTGGCAGTGGGTTCGGCTTCCAGAACTTGAAGGACATTTCAAACACCACGTTCTCGGGCCTGCGTCACAGCCGCATCCGGACTTTCGACATGTCTCATGGTTTTCTCAACGCCCTGAACTCCTCCGTTTTCTCAAGCTTGCCAGATCTCAACACCTTGCTCTTGAGATCCAACCAGATTAATAAGATTCAGAAGGGGGCATTTTCAGGGTTAAGCAAGCTCCAAGTTCTTGATCTGTCCGACAATCTTCTCGGGGAGCTGTACACAGAAGGACTGGAGGATTTGAAGTCCTCTGCGCTACGACGTCTGATTCTGAAGTCCAACCACATTGGAATTTTTCAGCATGACGCACTGACGGGCCTAAAATCTTTGCAGTTCCTTGACCTGCAAGACAATGCTCTTGACCGAGTTCCCAGCGGGAATCTCCCTTCCTTGCTGCATCTTAATTTGGGGCAAAACAGGATCCGGGACATTTGGGGCATAGAAAAACTTGCTCCAAACCTGGTCCATCTCGATCTCTCCTTCAACCGTCTAAAAGACCTGGAGAATGCCTGGCATCACCTCGCGGAGATTTCTCCCTTAAGGTTCCTGAATCTTTCCGGCAACCACCTGTCAAGGTGTTCACAAGTCCAGAAGTCTCCAAGGCAGCTTACACAACTGGACctttcccacaacaatctgggagaCATTTGGGCCACCCAGAGATGCACGGACCTCTTCCAGCATCTGGAGAAACTCCGGGCGTTAAATCTCAGCTCCAATCACCTTCGTGACTTGCCTGGGAACCTTTTCCAGAGTTTGACGTCTTTAGAAATCCTGGATCTCGGGGCCAACAGGTTGCACAAACTTCCAGAACAGATTTTCCGTAGTTTGAAATCCCTGCATGGTCTGAGTGTCCGTGGAAATCCGCTGATGACCCTCTCGCCCGCCACATTTCAACCCATGGGGCAGCTGAGATTCCTGGATTTGAGGGAACTGTCCTTAGTTTGCAGTTGCGACCTCAGAAATTTCAGCAACTGGCTGCAGAACCGCAACACAACCGTGAAGGCACCTGAGCTACTCCTGACTTGCGTTCAGACCGGCTCCAATTTCCAGAGGCAGCCCCTGCCTCAGTTCCTACACAAGTGTCTCTTAGACAACACACATTTCCCCTCTGTTGCGCAACAGGTTTTGGAGGGAGTTTGA